A single genomic interval of Acidobacteriota bacterium harbors:
- a CDS encoding multiheme c-type cytochrome translates to MGGLARRVSYIKAFKFRSNNEVPTLYVDSGNLFTDDKVSNGSLPSEVIAKNKWVVKGYGEFRHDAANLTYSDLPYAAELLKKEGYEARIKEHPFIKRLLSANIKPVSDTLNAPVPYLIREVNLRRGTPNKKLRVAIVGFTEERPQMTSQEPNALAGFTIEDPFEAARKILPEIKQNADFIVVLAYMDDLKVQRLASENPEIDSLIYGRHLGSMNEPTHFNRATLTSAYDQTKYLGELRVYLKGDGSVENLLNRYVPLDSDIPDDPQALTTVTTAHDEFTNEQSKAAKASIQPTSVLSSNNSPFAGGDKCAACHQEEHAVWQKTGHAHAMATLENKNQQFDNECVKCHVVGFGQGGFQSLTNTPQFANVQCESCHGPGKSHVANPQKGYGFMPTPNGCVQCHTQPNSPDFEFKSYWQKIKHGKREVAQAF, encoded by the coding sequence ATGGGTGGACTGGCACGGCGTGTCAGCTATATCAAAGCTTTTAAATTTCGCTCGAATAATGAAGTCCCGACCCTTTATGTCGATTCGGGAAATCTCTTTACCGACGATAAAGTGAGTAATGGAAGTTTACCTTCGGAAGTAATCGCTAAAAATAAATGGGTGGTCAAAGGTTATGGAGAATTTCGCCATGACGCGGCAAACCTCACCTACAGCGATTTGCCTTATGCTGCCGAGTTGTTGAAAAAAGAGGGTTATGAAGCGCGCATTAAAGAACACCCGTTTATCAAACGGCTGCTCTCAGCCAATATTAAACCGGTCTCGGATACCTTAAACGCCCCCGTTCCTTACCTCATTCGCGAGGTCAACCTTCGTCGCGGCACACCGAATAAAAAACTGCGGGTTGCGATTGTCGGATTCACTGAAGAGCGACCGCAGATGACCAGTCAGGAACCCAATGCTCTGGCGGGCTTTACTATCGAAGACCCGTTTGAGGCTGCCCGGAAAATTCTCCCGGAAATCAAACAAAATGCCGATTTTATTGTCGTTTTAGCCTATATGGATGATTTGAAGGTGCAACGCCTGGCTTCTGAAAATCCTGAAATCGATTCGCTGATTTACGGTAGACACTTAGGGAGCATGAACGAGCCGACTCACTTCAATCGCGCCACCTTAACCAGCGCCTACGACCAGACCAAATACCTCGGCGAATTGCGTGTCTATCTTAAGGGAGATGGCTCAGTTGAAAATCTGCTCAATCGTTATGTGCCGCTTGATTCCGATATCCCTGATGATCCGCAGGCATTGACAACCGTCACAACGGCTCACGATGAGTTTACCAATGAACAGAGCAAAGCTGCCAAAGCCAGCATTCAGCCGACTTCGGTTCTATCTTCCAATAACTCGCCCTTCGCCGGTGGCGATAAATGTGCCGCTTGTCATCAGGAAGAGCACGCCGTCTGGCAAAAAACCGGGCACGCCCATGCGATGGCAACACTCGAAAACAAAAATCAACAGTTTGATAATGAATGTGTGAAATGTCATGTCGTGGGTTTTGGTCAGGGGGGATTTCAATCCCTGACTAACACACCCCAGTTTGCCAATGTGCAATGTGAATCCTGTCACGGGCCTGGCAAAAGTCATGTTGCCAATCCGCAAAAAGGCTATGGTTTTATGCCAACGCCGAATGGCTGTGTGCAATGTCACACTCAACCCAATAGCCCGGATTTTGAGTTCAAATCCTATTGGCAAAAAATCAAACACGGAAAACGCGAAGTGGCGCAGGCTTTTTAA
- a CDS encoding DUF721 domain-containing protein: protein MMTELLKLLPMILRKAGDSEEAREQAVFAAWLVSVGSQIRQISRPLKLEKKTLIIAVLSANWRAQLHKMREPLIFKLNSILGTPTLRTIEFVINPDKIVEAQKPPQEISFIAPEEHQLQLRDKAEAIPNTDLREAFLRAAGKCLDRRYR from the coding sequence ATGATGACCGAATTGCTCAAACTTCTTCCGATGATTCTCCGCAAAGCGGGTGATTCGGAAGAAGCGCGTGAGCAAGCGGTCTTTGCCGCCTGGCTGGTTTCGGTCGGCTCGCAAATCCGCCAAATTTCCAGACCCCTTAAATTGGAGAAAAAGACTTTAATCATTGCGGTTCTAAGCGCAAACTGGCGCGCTCAACTTCATAAGATGCGCGAACCGCTGATCTTTAAATTGAATTCGATTCTCGGAACGCCCACCTTGAGAACTATTGAATTTGTCATAAACCCGGATAAAATTGTCGAAGCCCAAAAACCGCCCCAGGAAATTTCATTTATCGCCCCCGAAGAGCATCAACTCCAGTTACGCGACAAAGCCGAGGCGATTCCCAATACGGATTTACGCGAGGCTTTTTTAAGAGCCGCTGGAAAATGTCTGGATCGAAGGTACAGGTAA
- a CDS encoding ABC transporter ATP-binding protein, whose protein sequence is MSGSKVQVNMNDVAVELKDLTKDYQVGFLKKRTVRALDHLNLKVNRGEIFGFLGPNGAGKTTTLKILMQLIFPTSGYAEILGNPLNDSNTRALIGYLPENPYFYDYLTGIELLEYSAALFNIPKPEAKTRARELLEKVGLESERSSRQLRKYSKGMLQRIGIAQSLINDPEIIFMDEPMSGLDPIGRREVRDLMLSLRKQNKTIFFSSHILSDVEALCDRAAILMKGKLVKHGTIQELTGEQDASMEVVAVGLNESTLQQLSREVANLLSVNRTPNGVQLLIKDESQVENIIKLLHDAGGKLISVMPRRTSLEEIFSNSSK, encoded by the coding sequence ATGTCTGGATCGAAGGTACAGGTAAATATGAATGATGTGGCTGTTGAACTCAAAGATTTAACCAAAGATTATCAGGTCGGTTTTTTAAAGAAACGCACGGTTCGCGCCCTTGACCATCTGAACCTCAAGGTGAATCGCGGAGAAATTTTCGGGTTTTTAGGCCCGAATGGCGCGGGTAAAACCACTACCTTGAAAATATTAATGCAACTCATTTTCCCCACATCAGGGTACGCAGAAATCCTTGGAAACCCGCTGAATGATTCAAACACCCGCGCCTTAATCGGCTATTTGCCGGAGAATCCTTACTTTTACGATTATTTAACCGGCATTGAACTTCTCGAATATTCCGCTGCCCTTTTCAACATACCGAAACCGGAAGCGAAAACTCGCGCCAGAGAATTATTGGAGAAGGTTGGATTGGAATCTGAACGGTCATCGAGACAACTACGCAAATATTCAAAAGGCATGTTGCAGAGAATCGGTATCGCGCAATCATTAATCAATGACCCGGAAATCATTTTTATGGATGAGCCGATGTCCGGGCTTGACCCCATCGGTCGCCGCGAAGTTCGCGACCTGATGCTATCATTACGAAAACAGAACAAGACGATTTTTTTCTCATCGCATATCCTCTCGGATGTCGAAGCCCTTTGTGACCGGGCTGCCATTTTAATGAAAGGCAAGTTGGTAAAACACGGAACTATTCAAGAGTTGACCGGTGAGCAGGATGCTTCAATGGAGGTTGTCGCGGTTGGTCTCAATGAATCAACCCTTCAACAATTATCGCGTGAGGTGGCAAATCTCTTATCGGTTAATCGCACACCGAATGGGGTTCAACTGTTAATCAAAGACGAAAGTCAGGTTGAAAATATAATCAAGTTGCTCCATGACGCAGGCGGAAAATTGATCTCCGTCATGCCGAGAAGAACATCACTTGAAGAGATTTTCTCAAATTCATCGAAATAA
- the lolA gene encoding outer membrane lipoprotein chaperone LolA, with protein sequence MNSFIVRSTGLLVLTTTAFYYSGLKNGLSGDAAYLLFSECHLKTPELPELIAIPYSQLAIPYPQPSTLNRSPLPLSPIFQPIKYLSLSDVNLQRTDLGGVIDGLQRKYSRMTTLEASFLQVYQAQDGRIIRESGSLILKRPGKARWDYHSPEKKIFVSDGKNIFFYVFGEAIATKTSIRNSSDPQIPFLFLLGRGDLRRDFSRIESLNSERAVEAGNWILRLVPQKAPEEFRKLLVEVNPNNFSVKRLIIFERSGARMDFVLSNVRENVKVSDSQFQFSPPPGVAIKQQ encoded by the coding sequence ATGAATAGCTTTATTGTCCGTTCAACGGGTTTGTTAGTTTTAACTACGACAGCATTTTATTATTCCGGTTTAAAAAATGGATTATCCGGTGATGCCGCTTACCTGCTTTTCTCGGAGTGCCATTTAAAAACGCCTGAACTTCCTGAACTTATTGCGATCCCCTATTCTCAACTTGCAATTCCCTATCCTCAACCCTCAACCCTCAATCGCTCCCCTCTCCCTTTATCACCAATCTTCCAACCCATAAAATATCTTTCGTTATCAGATGTAAATCTTCAGCGGACGGATTTAGGCGGAGTTATTGACGGCTTACAGCGCAAGTACTCCCGTATGACAACCCTCGAAGCCAGCTTTTTACAGGTTTACCAGGCGCAGGATGGCAGAATTATTCGAGAATCGGGAAGCCTAATTTTGAAAAGACCGGGCAAAGCCCGGTGGGATTACCACTCACCCGAAAAGAAAATTTTTGTCTCGGATGGCAAAAATATTTTCTTCTATGTTTTCGGAGAGGCTATTGCTACGAAAACTTCAATCCGCAATTCCAGCGACCCCCAGATTCCTTTTTTATTTCTGCTCGGCCGCGGCGACCTGCGCAGAGATTTTTCCCGCATCGAATCGTTAAACAGCGAACGCGCTGTTGAAGCCGGTAACTGGATTTTACGATTGGTTCCTCAAAAAGCGCCTGAAGAATTCAGGAAACTCCTCGTCGAGGTCAATCCCAATAATTTTTCGGTCAAACGATTAATCATTTTTGAACGCAGCGGCGCGCGGATGGATTTTGTTTTAAGCAACGTTCGTGAAAACGTCAAAGTCTCCGATTCCCAATTTCAATTTTCGCCGCCGCCCGGAGTTGCAATCAAACAGCAGTGA
- a CDS encoding TldD/PmbA family protein, producing the protein MANELNKQLASELAYEAVKNGASAAEVVIKQRTEFSVGVRLGEVETLQQSTDRGLGLRVLLDGKQASVSGSDFRKDALTELVQQAIALVRVTSPDDNIGLPDSKAFAQTIEDLDLYDEAIVNLATEQKIEMALRAEQAARDSSPLIVNFEGGGVDTSVGSLILANSLGFAGAYRGTSFSIASVPVASENGQMQGAYWYDVKRQLADVDLPENIGRIAAQRTLRKLGARAVATQNVPVVFEQNIARTLMSYVFQAASGEAIFRKSSFFVGQLGEKVADEKVTVIDDGQLIRGLGSRPFDAEGLPTRKTVVIKNGILENYLLDTYTARKLGMQSTGNASRGLVGALGVEAGNFYLEPGRYSPNEIIGAVSKGFLVTDVLGFGVNTVTGDYSQSASGIWIENGELTFPVQGVTIAGNLKDMLQAIEMIGNDLQFRGNITSPTVLIGRMTLSA; encoded by the coding sequence ATGGCAAACGAATTAAACAAGCAGTTAGCCAGTGAACTGGCATACGAAGCGGTAAAAAATGGCGCAAGCGCCGCCGAGGTGGTCATCAAACAACGGACTGAGTTTTCTGTAGGGGTTCGGTTGGGTGAAGTTGAAACTTTACAGCAATCAACCGATAGGGGGCTTGGGCTAAGGGTTTTGCTGGACGGGAAACAGGCATCAGTATCGGGTTCAGATTTTCGTAAAGATGCTCTGACGGAATTGGTACAACAGGCAATCGCGCTGGTTCGCGTTACCTCGCCAGATGATAATATCGGACTGCCGGACTCAAAGGCGTTTGCGCAAACCATCGAAGACCTTGATTTATATGATGAAGCAATCGTCAACCTTGCCACCGAACAGAAAATCGAGATGGCGCTTAGAGCGGAACAGGCTGCCAGAGATAGCAGCCCGTTGATTGTCAATTTTGAAGGCGGCGGCGTCGATACTTCTGTCGGCTCTTTAATTCTCGCCAATTCGTTGGGTTTTGCAGGAGCTTATCGCGGAACTTCGTTTTCGATTGCCAGTGTCCCGGTGGCTTCGGAAAACGGTCAGATGCAGGGGGCTTACTGGTACGATGTCAAACGCCAACTCGCTGATGTAGATTTGCCGGAAAATATCGGTCGTATTGCAGCGCAAAGGACGCTTAGGAAACTTGGCGCGCGGGCGGTTGCCACACAAAATGTGCCGGTGGTATTCGAGCAGAATATCGCGCGAACTCTGATGAGCTATGTTTTTCAAGCGGCGTCGGGGGAAGCGATTTTTCGCAAATCAAGTTTTTTTGTCGGACAGCTTGGAGAAAAAGTTGCCGATGAAAAAGTGACAGTAATCGATGATGGGCAATTAATCAGAGGATTAGGGTCAAGACCGTTTGATGCCGAAGGATTACCGACACGAAAAACCGTCGTCATTAAAAATGGCATTCTTGAAAATTATTTGCTTGATACTTACACCGCGAGAAAACTGGGAATGCAGTCAACCGGCAACGCATCGCGAGGGCTGGTTGGCGCGCTCGGCGTAGAAGCCGGAAATTTTTATCTTGAGCCGGGGAGATATTCTCCCAATGAAATCATCGGCGCGGTTTCCAAAGGATTTTTAGTAACTGATGTATTGGGCTTCGGGGTGAATACGGTGACCGGAGATTATTCGCAATCGGCTTCGGGAATCTGGATAGAAAATGGTGAGTTGACCTTTCCGGTTCAAGGGGTAACGATTGCCGGAAATCTGAAAGACATGTTGCAAGCCATTGAAATGATCGGGAATGATTTACAATTTCGCGGGAATATTACTTCTCCAACCGTGCTTATCGGTCGAATGACGTTAAGCGCATAA